The following are encoded together in the Chaetodon auriga isolate fChaAug3 chromosome 6, fChaAug3.hap1, whole genome shotgun sequence genome:
- the anln2 gene encoding anillin, actin binding protein 2 gives MEAGEENSGNISLKRQRAPLSDSEDNVLSPSEVNDGQKRRRLGAAGQENRSPKPSSSLREAELETKPDTPMVPSVQSRIQQLTQRRDGAPLAQRCLSDPGADSPSVIIHEKAFKEHLLDEGEFSQRMERFKVPVFEASPAPTQSPAMSGPRTCSNFVSGIQQKLQGTTTPSSKQASRIREERKQELSLLQPIRENAWLKRSNSDPSFTQQADGDTDMKDGSFTEALTSDAGKKSSNGTDAELSSHDETNTAEIIDQMFEEVLEYAERMEEEGVDDEDTEDRDSGIGACTGVKDTVDTESEREKSEEKEEAKEEACDDSKKLENNGDELLTFPPSGILSPLSKSVEAVVTPLRLTVSEESNPPSLLLTPEETSTPPAESAPLYSIDAYRTQRQSKQPTIQSVTPGVQRRAPVKSQPQPSVNTKEKITALNEEAGKLQTVINQTLQALSCCTDEEHGRGSLEEAEAEKLLLVSCEKRSALLAEVARLREERSSESGEDRDYVSQQPCRGTVSITNIQLPLKVEFVCSSHNRTGRPSHYFFVLIRYGPCNIVATPLATAANAQNGDTISFATSVTLKDIRPSFEIDVEVYSLSHTSGSNSSMDRTTTKSRVTPRKLLNTITRSSNSLTSAALPALNTRRSSNFCLVGSHKITLASLGHSKFPLDKMKLEGKIRRLLGDEFQEKVPFLSPLEGNIYLQLNSESHSNVQHQGFLTMFEMISGFGVWHRRYFVLERCNMYYWNHPNDKETKEAEGSICLSSSHRQSVRPVKRDSCARPFTFELVSSIPQPQQDDSRDALAKCWFSADTKQERLDWIEKLNQALLDYHTWNRTPATQTESQQSNVSSSGNLRESIL, from the exons ATGGAAGCTGGTGAGGAAAATAGTGGCAACATCAGCttgaagagacagagagcaccTCTGTCAGATTCTGAAGACAATGTCCTCTCACCATCAG AGGTGAACGATGGTCAGAAGCGGCGGCGTCTTGGGGCAGCTGGTCAGGAGAACCGCAGCCCTAaaccttcctcctctttgcGCGAAGCTGAATTAGAGACAAAGCCAGACACCCCGATGGTTCCCTCAGTCCAGTCCCGAATCCAGCAACTCACCCAGAGACGAGATG GAGCTCCTCTGGCCCAGCGGTGCCTGTCTGATCCTGGGGCTGACAGCCCATCCGTCATTATCCACGAAAAGGCCTTCAAGGAGCATCTCCTCG ATGAGGGAGAGTTTAGTCAGCGAATGGAGCGGTTTAAAGTGCCAGTCTTCGAGGCCAGCCCTGCCCCCACACAGAGCCCTGCCATGTCCGGTCCTCGGACCTGCTCCAACTTTGTATCGGGCATTCAGCAGAAACTCCAAGGCACTACAACACCCAGCTCAAAGCAGGCTTCCCGCATACGTGAG GAACGGAAGCAGGAGCTGAGTCTGTTGCAACCAATCAGGGAGAATGCCTGGCTGAAAAGGAGCAACTCTGACCCTTCATTTACTCAG CAGGCTGATGGTGATACTGACATGAAAGATGGCAGCTTCACTGAAGCTCTTACATCAGATGCAGGGAAGAAATCTTCAAATGGGACAG ATGCTGAACTGAGCTCTCATGATGAGACCAACACTGCTGAAATAATCGACCAGATGTTTGAGGAGGTGCTGGAATATGCtgaaaggatggaggaagagggggtGGATGATGAAGACACTGAGGACCGCGACAGTGGCATCGGTGCTTGCACTGGAGTCAAAGACACAGTAGACACAGAGTCCGAGAGGGAGAAGAgtgaagaaaaggaggaggccAAGGAAGAAGCATGCGATGACAGCAAGAAGCTTGAAAACAACGGAGACGAGCTGCTGACTTTCCCTCCCAGCGGCATCCTCTCTCCACTCAGCAAGTCTGTAGAGGCCGTGGTCACCCCTCTG CGACTGACAGTGAGCGAGGAGTCCAATCCTCCGTCTCTGCTCCTGACTCCAGAAGAGACCTCCACCCCTCCTGCTGAATCTGCTCCTCTGTACAG TATTGATGCCTACCGTACACAAAGACAGAGTAAGCAGCCCACCATTCAGAGCGTCACTCCTGGGGTTCAGAGACGAGCTCCAGTGAAGTCCCAACCTCAACCCTCTGTCAACACCAAGGAGAAAATCACG gCACTTAATGAAGAAGCAGGGAAACTGCAGACTGTGATCAACCAGACCCTGCAGGCTCTGAGCTGCTGTACTGATGAGGAGCATGGACGAGGCTCACTGGAGGAGGCTGAAGCTGAGAAACTGCTGCTTGTCTCCT GTGAGAAACGCTCAGCCCTGCTGGCAGAGGTAGCCagactgagggaggagaggagctcagagtcaggggaggacagggactatgtttcccagcagccctgcagaggaACTGTCAGCATCACAAACATCCAGCTGCCTCTCAAGGTTGAATTTGTCTGCTCCTCGCACAACCGAACAG GTCGGCCAAGTCACTACTTCTTCGTCCTGATCCGCTACGGGCCCTGCAACATCGTCGCCACCCCGCTGGCCACAGCTGCCAACGCTCAGAATGGAGACACCATCTCTTTCGCTACTTCTGTCACTCT GAAGGATATTCGTCCATCCTTTGAAATTGATGTGGAAGTCTACAGCCTG TCTCACACTTCAGGTAGTAACAGCAGCATGGACCGGACCACCACCAAGTCACGG GTCACGCCAAGAAAGCTTCTGAACACTATCACA AGATCCAGTAACAGTCTGACAT ctgctgctcttcctgctcTCAACACTCGTCGCTCCAGTAACTTTTGTTTGGTGGGCTCCCATAAGATTACCTTGGCCTCACTGGGACACAGCAAGTTTCCCCTGGATAAG ATGAAACTTGAAGGCAAAATCAGGAGGCTGCTGGGAGATGAATTTCAGGAAAAG gtgccttttctctctcctctagAGGGCAACATCTACCTGCAACTGAACAGCGAAAGTCACTCTAATGTGCAGCACCAAGGCTTCCTG ACAATGTTTGAAATGATCAGTGGATTTGGGGTGTGGCATCGCCGATACTTTGTTCTGGAGAGATGCAACATGTACTACTGGAACCACCCCAATGACAAAGAAACTAAG GAAGCAGAGGGCAGCATTTGTCTGTCCAGCTCCCACAGACAGTCTGTCAGACCGGTGAAGAGAGACTCGTGTGCGCGACCTTTCACCTTTGAGCTGGTGAGCAGCATCCCACAGCCGCAGCAGGACGACAGCCGGGATGCTTTGGCAAA GTGTTGGTTTTCAGCCGACACCAAACAGGAAAGACTGGACTGGATCGAGAAACTCAACCAGGCTCTTTTGGACTATCACACATGGAACCGAACACCAGCAACCCAAACAGAAAGTCAGCAGTCAAACGTGTCCAGCAGTGGGAACTTGAGGGAGAGCATACTGTAA